Proteins from a genomic interval of Equus quagga isolate Etosha38 chromosome 13, UCLA_HA_Equagga_1.0, whole genome shotgun sequence:
- the RSPH6A gene encoding radial spoke head protein 6 homolog A translates to MGDPPPAPDPSARQPSSRRSSQVSEQRSQERAQLPPAVPDGVQQMPLDAQVLRSSQEILESQANLQSWSQGASLSPYEQLAMFQAEEAQLGGMEYPSLNTGFPSEFLPQPYLDGGGIQVPGNASLMQQLQQGRGNVFQELESAYQEPRPDLLGQFSMYQREDLQFSASAQHGPYMSDDPALQFSPSELGFMSFSMQVPEPEPRELAVQNAKAYLLQTSVNCNLSLYEHLVNLLTKILNQRPEDPLSILESLNRTAQWEWFHPKLDTLRDDPEMQLTYEMAERQKALFVRGGSGEGEQDMEEEVTETAVPNIMETAFYFEQAGVGLSSDESFRIFVALKQLVEQQPIHTCRFWGKILGLSGSYLVAEVEFREGEEEVEEEEVEELTEGGEAMEAHGEEEGEEDEEKVTDVIPKPTWKPPPVIPKEESRSGTNKFLYFVCNEPGRPWTRLPHVTPAQIVHARKIKKFFTGHLDAPVISYPPFPGNEANYLRAQIARISAATHISPLGFYQFGEEEGDEEEEGRTGRDTYEENADFEGIPVLELVDSLANWVHHRQHILPQGRCTWVNPLQKTEEEELGEEEEKADEGVEEVEQEIGPPLLTPLSEDAEILHTSPWTTRLSCSLCPQYSVAVVRSNLWPGAYAYAIGKKFENIYIGWGHKYSPENFNPSLPGPIQHEYPSGPEIMEMSDPTVEEEQALKAAQEHALATAEEEEEEEDEDEDEDADD, encoded by the exons ATGGGGGACCCGCCGCCCGCCCCTGATCCTTCTGCCCGGCAGCCCTCGAGCCGGAGGAGTTCCCAGGTCTCTGAGCAGCGCAGTCAGGAACGCGCTCAGCTCCCGCCCGCGGTCCCCGACGGGGTGCAACAGATGCCGCTGGACGCCCAGGTCCTGCGGAGCAGTCAGGAGATCTTGGAGAGCCAGGCCAACCTCCAGAGCTGGTCACAAGGGGCCAGCCTGAGTCCGTATGAGCAATTGGCCATGTTCCAGGCTGAGGAAGCCCAGTTGGGTGGCATGGAGTACCCGTCCTTGAATACGGGCTTTCCCTCGGAGTTCCTGCCCCAGCCTTACCTGGATGGAGGCGGCATCCAGGTCCCCGGCAACGCCAGCCTAATGCAGCAGCTACAGCAGGGCCGAGGCAACGTCTTCCAAGAACTGGAGTCTGCCTACCAGGAGCCCCGGCCCGACCTCCTGGGCCAGTTCAGCATGTACCAGAGAGAAGACCTGCAGTTCAGCGCGAGCGCCCAGCACGGGCCCTACATGAGTGATGACCCTGCCCTCCAGTTCTCACCCTCTGAGCTGGGCTTCATGTCCTTCAGTATGCAGGTGCCCGAGCCCGAGCCTCGGGAGCTGGCAGTGCAGAACGCCAAGGCCTACCTGCTGCAGACCAGCGTCAATTGCAACCTCAGCCT GTACGAGCACCTTGTGAACCTGCTGACCAAGATCCTGAACCAGCGGCCCGAGGACCCCCTGTCCATCCTGGAGTCGCTGAACCGCACCGCCCAGTGGGAGTGGTTCCACCCCAAGCTGGACACGCTGCGGGACGACCCGGAGATGCAGCTCACCTACGAGATGGCCGAGAGGCAGAAGGCCCTGTTTGTCCGGGGCGGCAGCGGTGAAGGCGAGCAGGacatggaggaggaggtg ACCGAGACTGCAGTGCCCAACATCATGGAGACAGCCTTCTACTTCGAACAGGCGGGCGTGGGCCTGAGCTCAGACGAGAGTTTCCGCATCTTCGTGGCGCTGAAGCAGCTGGTGGAGCAGCAGCCCATCCACACGTGCCGCTTCTGGGGCAAGATCCTGGGGCTCAGCGGCAGCTACCTGGTGGCCGAGGTGGAGTTCCGGGAGGgcgaggaggaggtggaggaggaggaggtggaggagctgACGGAGGGCGGCGAGGCCATGGAGGCGCACGGCGAGGAGGAGGGCGAGGAGGACGAGGAGAAGGTCACCGACGTCATCCCCAAGCCCACGTGGAAGCCGCCGCCGGTCATCCCCAAGGAGGAGAGCCGTTCGGGCACCAACAAGTTCCTGTATTTCGTGTGCAACGAGCCAGGCCGGCCGTGGACGCGGCTGCCGCACGTCACGCCCGCCCAGATCGTGCACGCGCGCAAGATCAAGAAGTTCTTCACCGGCCACCTGGACGCGCCGGTCATCAGCTACCCGCCCTTCCCCGGCAACGAGGCCAACTACCTGCGGGCCCAGATCGCCCGCATCTCGGCAGCCACGCACATCAGCCCGCTCGGCTTCTACCAGTTTGGCGAGGAGGAGGGcgacgaggaggaggagggccgCACCGGGCGCGACACGTACGAGGAGAACGCCGACTTTGAGGGCATCCCGGTGCTCGAGCTGGTGGACTCCCTGGCCAATTGGGTGCATCACAGGCAGCACATCCTGCCGCAG GGCCGCTGCACTTGGGTGAACCCTTTgcagaagacagaggaggaggagctgggggaggaggaagagaaggccgACGAGGGGGTTGAAGAGGTGGAGCAGGAGATCGGGCCCCCGCTGCTGACGCCGCTCTCGGAAGATGCAG AAATCCTGCACACGTCACCCTGGACCACGCGCCTGTCCTGCAGCCTCTGCCCGCAGTACTCCGTAGCCGTCGTGCGCTCCAATCTCTGGCCGGGGGCCTATGCCTACGCCATCGGCAA GAAGTTCGAGAACATCTACATCGGCTGGGGCCACAAATATAGTCCCGAGAACTTCAACCCGTCCCTGCCGGGCCCCATCCAGCACGAGTACCCCAGCGGCCCCGAGATCATGGAGATGAGCGACCCCAcggtggaggaggagcaggcccTCAAGGCTGCCCAGGAGCACGCCCTGGCGACcgccgaggaggaggaggaggaggaggacgaagACGAGGACGAGGACGCGGATGACTGA